One region of Bombus affinis isolate iyBomAffi1 chromosome 5, iyBomAffi1.2, whole genome shotgun sequence genomic DNA includes:
- the LOC126916385 gene encoding protein PRRC2C isoform X2 produces the protein MSTLSGLVSKGEKGKSKFQSLDINSLYRVSRGESLEQHQQKNTLPRKHGMQSLGKVPSARRPPANLPSLKSEHSSNDPAVSLVPSGGSGWATTKESTTTTTATTTTTVTASDTSTANSSTAQCVTGTITTSLHSLLPGQQNTSQSSYSSDVNSKSSWSAIMSRSGDGTVSGGQQQSQQQQQQQQQQQQTASRELSAQYGPGPSLRPQTEGSWIQGGSRTASGAGIATTGSGSGSSGVQAPPLNITGSGGHTDISAGGRQNLVQSPNMGMGQGGPHNSSNSQNVVSSSSHQIGPNLHHYRGLIPPFMYRGNFSGGFPSQFPANTSSGAPRPRFNYPSERFPPPSVRQQERERVPEEEIITRPIIKEEDLTRMDDISRDAGWAAHDDIDYNQKLAFSDDEPDPEPSKKDERKDNKEEKIEENSTDDKEKTRDNRETHDNRDLKESREQVTHRSWTQNTLSRDYRGSNGSGSYSGQSQLHSVHSLRGVEDDEAWNERRRLKVVEVASAVERARQRKEEEEKRYQESTRQAAAKKLQDLEQKLKEKQANESKGLISVPPVPIPVPEWERERENRERERSEGKDEKSLNRELRETRDGPKDNRDSRDQLISDFRQGDRQSFTRQDSIRSERDRERDRDRDQRDTRDRELHASSSRYYKTNLPPRFQKQQAEKINAGLNRVFPNTERSTTQSVPFSQQYDPGRWVHSHSSLNNNLKASSSHGASQRRSRTDSDISTSMDDDRPPSRDYRGSLLRDDRYRHSSHRPYDTRKSGGYYDEYTRSCRDHDYDDRHSRDSWERERYFDDTKDRDSKDSIESRDNRETRDIRDNRTTRDTRDAREIRERDNKDKKDYDNYIKDPFDDRNRERDRERDRERDRERDRERDRDRERERERERDRDQRERSESTEWREERIIQDRMIDNRRDIQREERIERNERPQRPDSRDSRASRESKTSLRDDDSHKLRDCSSWVNEVVDYEENKRDVYHEDIRERERERERRQPPGPVTKERIEADELKNEKRNLTQLKRASSDQDKKDQTKELSSTMEAKKEMDVWNRKVDRVNENNRVMERGDNSPKAWADDVSPTFEKEEEKTSEPIKNDKDSEDLKQNFEKLSLEKREDTLNEDEAVEQQVKEDKREKNIRNRTSSGGSNSRVRDSRGGRQWGSTYSVYARGWRGPETRGRRGGPRAATRPASARSGSYGHTDSENSADEVSGSTESGKEEKKSARSPKPNQKVEKEERSREAIVSGRDEKRADYSQSQRSEKRTYDSKVSREGFAPSGEPSRRGRGSSFRIRSTTATGSRMEGYGPPSSKSPFSSERNIDEKQNSMRQNPSTPTPEKEVNSLLPSQNESADDKIIAKQQALTAGITGKRAKSPNQQSQQTQQSCNKQDTSHTSSNAPSQKVQVTRKEESRSKRTRSGSRRGRDNRELRYRGSGSNVSKQTSSDVGNEDWETTSENSEDHAEDHKESRNSRNKQFSARASTGSNQNVVASNVHSRRNEQTGNNREQREKNVKSSNTASRAPGAEKRNLQNSSFANQKNHSSSIPPLIQTVQVQNGRSRNQTSGSNSTTSSKSMIKDSTVNRIDEIKLSDPNLVSQTLNDINKRSQGKEKKAIIDCEMETNNCTEDSPNIVEDKVDSDGFQEVRSKKNVKESRHGQKEETKPLKREKEKDRERDRSKSKANGGSQQTTSLQQIQSIPPLLGQTIPQPANMVQKQYDRTLRSQKLAPRFQKQRLAKQQQQQQQQMCASEPNDATKINNSSNNFGKESSSGGPAPPPSVNAWDKPFTTSQLQSNSPSAVPTDIQLITGLSTQSEHGHIHSHEVNEQTNSGNSSQRNSPNGEKNAGKSLKDQLIEKSSVSDVSSPPVQTLIFENTNYSKTTKAGPSDLAVKTKFPNHIKAQQQRVEKRTDLEEEGNTAATIQQQQQQQQQQSLPVAFSNKPSDLIKDKNQEPIQMPLSFNKNEDNADMKLDFTFDSDLSQLTEDKSKSLGMTRSMHMATGQNTISPSTAELNLKIASVKKVWENAPMPTVVEHEDGNVVNTANTFPQAFESTDVDDSYSPHQQYNQNNMKNEITTSTNVCKLVPPQVKPQQQSSGSSSGQSGSTVPGPSPIGAGQSPIGHPPVSLQGPLSPPPFNSTGQPSHINYQEFPQYPGSQAAQYGSMSAIPSPPAVLFNTGSGQLPAQAGGLYGAFQLDQSRSPFTQYPPYAPSLQNSFSQQNVYLQQPPPPPPHAPNAPTPDMYQSNLSQYRITAAAAPPFGQNQQLSNNPNTVLISSSSNSLMSASVKPSSQPIGAIGTKAPHFQAPSAPQPNPLTYIPYDPNQVLGVSGSYMGNSQLVQRPGPNVQASANSYYSATSADVFPGSQTGFYQPGGATQQTGTHYGLQGFGQHSQSLATGSAAPVGLQNFSSGFLSSSGLQIAAAAQQFRNPTGGLPGPANTGPTFLSKHQPQEQPRQLKSPSGNQQDVLASVFSSTPQIPSPKSRNCKQQSSSQQPQPSPTQHHKYQQYQGVSQSTLILQQNIRGMGMPPRAGIQPSQQRYPPPIQRPVVPFTPGPNPNNPTQQQQQQPNCMPSQQQQQQVQINRHRPNLHQQQQQQRNMKMQQQYYSTQGNVKMDTNEKTDSHNDKINDGSSGAQQGGAKPNVNSQDNDNKEEVNQQNE, from the exons aaacGGCAAGTCGGGAATTAAGTGCGCAATACGGACCTGGACCAAGTTTACGGCCTCAAA cggaAGGAAGTTGGATACAAGGTGGAAGTCGTACAGCCAGTGGTGCAGGAATAGCAACTACAGGTTCTGGAAGTGGGAGTTCAGGGGTCCAGGCCCCCCCTTTGAATATCACTGGATCAGGAGGACATACCGACATATCTGCTGGCGGGCGACAGAACTTGGTCCAGTCTCCCAACATGGGAATGGGCCAGGGAGGCCCTCATAATTCTTCAAACAGTCAGAATGTTGTGAGTTCTAGTTCTCATCAAATTGGTCCAAATCTACATCACTACAGAGGACTTATTCCTCCATTT ATGTACAGAGGAAATTTTTCTGGTGGATTTCCTTCTCAATTTCCGGCAAATACAAGTTCTGGTGCACCTAGACCTCGATTTAATTATCCCTCAGAACGATTTCCTCCTCCGTCTGTTCGTCAACAAGAACGCGAACGTGTTCCTGAAGAAGAAATTATTACACGACCAATTATTAAAGAAGAAGATCTTACTCGAATGGACGATATTTCTCGCGATGCTGGCTGGGCAGCACATGACGATATTGATTATAATCAAAAGCTTGCCTTCAGCGACGACGAACCTGATCCTGAACCTTCGAAAAAAGATGAAAGAAAAGACAATAAGGAAGAAAAAATAGAGGAAAATTCAACAGATGACAAAGAGAAAACAAGAGATAACCGAGAAACTCACGATAATCGAGATTTGAAGGAATCAAGAGAGCAAGTAACTCATCGTTCGTGGACTCAGAATACTTTATCCCGTGATTATCGTGGTTCGAACGGGTCTGGTAGTTATAGCGGTCAGTCACAACTGCATTCGGTGCATTCTTTAAGAG GTGTAGAAGATGACGAAGCGTGGAACGAGAGACGCAGACTGAAAGTTGTTGAAGTAGCGTCGGCTGTTGAACGCGCTCGACAacgaaaagaagaggaagaaaaacgaTATCAGGAATCAACTAGACAAGCGGCAGCTAAAAAATTGCAAGATTTAGAGCAAAAGTTGAAGGAAAAACAAGCTAATGAATCTAAAGGTTTAATAAGCGTTCCACCAGTGCCTATTCCAGTTCCCGAGTGGGAACGAGAAAGGGaaaacagggaacgtgagcgaTCCGAAGGAAAAGATGAAAAGTCACTGAACCGTGAATTACGTGAAACTAGAGACGGTCCAAAAGATAACAGAGATTCACGTGATCAGTTAATATCAGATTTTCGACAAGGGGATCGACAGAGTTTCACGAGACAAGATAGTATTCGTAGTGAACGTGATAGAGAACGAGACCGCGATCGTGATCAAAGGGATACGAGAGATCGTGAGCTACATGCTTCATCTTCGCGATATTATAAAACTAATTTACCACCCCGATTTCAAAAGCAACAGGCGGAAAAAATCAATGCTGGTCTTAATCGAGTTTTTCCTAATACCGAAAGATCAACTACGCAATCCGTTCCATTTTCTCAGCAATACGATCCTGGTAGATGGGTTCATAGTCACAGCTCTTTAA ACAACAACTTAAAAGCATCATCATCACATGGAGCGTCACAACGCCGAAGTAGAACAGATTCAGATATTTCCACTTCGATGGATGATGATCGACCTCCATCCCGAGACTATCGTGGTTCTCTACTTCGAGACGATCGATATCGTCATTCTTCTCATCGACCGTACGATACACGCAAATCAGGTGGTTACTACGATGAGTATACTCGCAGCTGTAGAGATCATGACTATGATGACAGACATTCTCGTGATTCCTGGGAACGTGAAAGATACTTCGATGATACTAAAGATCGAGATTCAAAGGATAGCATAGAGTCCAGAGATAACAGAGAAACTCGTGATATTCGTGATAATCGTACAACCAGGGATACCCGAGATGCCAGAGAAATTCGTGAGAGAGATAACAAGGATAAAAAGGATTATGATAATTATATAAAG GATCCCTTTGATGATCGTAATCGTGAACGTGATCGCGAACGTGATCGCGAACGTGATCGCGAACGTGATCGTGAACGTGATCGCGACCGTGAGCGCGAACGTGAACGAGAACGAGATCGCGATCAAAGAGAAAGATCGGAAAGTACTGAATGGCGCGAAGAACGTATCATTCAAGATAGAATGATTGATAATCGTCGTGATATACAAAGAGAAGAACGTATAGAACGCAACGAACGTCCGCAAAGACCAGATTCTCGTGATAGTCGTGCTTCTCGAGAATCAAAGACATCTTTGCGAGATGATGATTCGCACAAATTGCGAGACTGCAGTTCCTGGGTAAATGAGGTTGTCGATTATGAAGAAAATAAACGAGATGTCTACCATGAAGATATCCgagaaagagaacgagaaaGGGAACGACGACAACCGCCAGGACCTGTGACTAAAGAAAGAATAGAAGCAGATGAATTGAAAAACGAAAAGCGTAATCTAACTCAATTAAAACGAGCAAGTTCCGATCAAGATAAGAAAGATCAGACGAAAGAATTATCGTCGACTATGGAAGCGAAGAAAGAAATGGATGTTTGGAATAGAAAGGTCGATCGAGTTAATGAAAACAATCGAGTAATGGAAAGAGGTGATAACTCGCCAAAAGCCTGGGCGGATGATGTTTCTCCGACGttcgaaaaagaagaagaaaaaacttCAGAACCTATTAAGAACGACAAGGATTCGGAGGATTTGAAGCAAAATTTCGAGAAGTTAAGTTTAGAAAAAAGGGAAGACACGTTGAACGAAGATGAAGCGGTGGAACAACAGGTGAAGGAAGATAAACGAGAGAAAAATATTCGGAATAGAACTAGCAGTGGCGGATCAAATTCCAGAGTGCGTGATTCTCGAGGTGGACGTCAATGGGGCAGCACCTATAGCGTGTATGCACGAGGTTGGCGTGGTCCAGAAACAAGAGGACGAAGAGGTGGACCTAGAGCCGCCACTAGACCAGCTTCTGCTAGAAGTGGTTCATATGGACATACGGATTCGGAAAATAGCGCTGATGAAGTGTCTGGCTCAACAGAGTCTggcaaagaagagaagaaatcgGCTAGATCACCAAAACCTAATCAAAAAGTAGAAAAAGAAGAACGCAGTCGTGAAGCAATAGTGTCTGGTCGAGATGAAAAACGGGCCGACTATTCTCAATCACAACGCAGCGAAAAACGAACTTACGATAGTAAAGTAAGTCGTGAAGGTTTTGCACCTTCGGGTGAACCATCTCGCCGTGGTCGAGGAAGTAGTTTCCGAATTCGAAGTACGACTGCTACCGGCAGCCGAATGGAGGGATATGGACCTCCATCTAGTAAGAGTCCGTTTTCGTCCGAGCGCAATATTGATGAAAAACAAAATTCTATGCGACAGAATCCTTCAACGCCTACTCCGGAAAAGGAGGTAAATTCTCTGTTACCGTCACAGAACGAATCTGCAGACGATAAAATTATAGCAAAGCAACAGGCACTTACTGCTGGAATAACTGGAAAGCGTGCCAAATCTCCAAACCAGCAGTCTCAACAAACTCAACAATCTTGTAATAAGCAAGATACAAGTCACACGAGCAGCAATGCTCCTTCTCAAAAGGTACAAGTTACAAGAAAAGAGGAATCTCGCTCAAAAAGAACTCGCAGTGGAAGTAGAAGG GGTAGAGATAATCGTGAATTGCGTTACCGTGGCAGTGGTAGTAACGTATCGAAGCAAACATCTTCGGATGTAGGAAACGAAGATTGGGAAACCACGTCCGAGAATAGCGAGGATCACGCAGAGGATCACAAAGAGTCACGTAACAGTCGTAATAAACAATTTTCTGCGCGTGCAAGCACGGGTAGTAATCAAAATGTCGTAGCATCAAACGTGCATTCACGTAGAAATGAACAGACAGGAAACAATCGGGAACAACGAGAAAAAAATGTTAAGTCTTCCAATACAGCGTCTCGGGCGCCTGGCGCGGAGAAACGAAATCTACAGAATTCCAGTTTCGCCAATCAGAAAAATCATTCCAGCAGCATTCCGCCGTTGATACAAACGGTTCAAGTACAAAACGGAAGATCGAGAAATCAAACTTCTGGTAGCAATTCGACAACGTCGAGTAAATCAATGATAAAGGATAGTACGGTGAATCGTATAGATGAAATAAAGTTAAGCGATCCTAATTTAGTTAGTCAAACTCTCAATGATATCAATAAGAGATCCCAAGGAAAGGAGAAAAAGGCTATAATCGATTGCGAAATGGAAACGAATAATTGTACGGAGGATAGTCCTAACATCGTTGAAGATAAAGTTGATTCAGATGGTTTCCAAGAGGTTCGTTCAAAGAAGAATGTAAAAGAATCTAGACACGGCCAAAAAGAAGAGACTAAACCTTTGAAACGTGAAAAGGAGAAAGATAGAGAACGCGATCGTTCTAAGTCGAAAGCAAATGGGGGTTCACAGCAAACGACTTCATTGCAACAAATACAAAGCATACCACCTTTGCTTGGTCAAACCATTCCACAACCAGCAAATATGGTACAAAAACAATATGATAGAACTTTACGAAGCCAAAAGCTTGCGCCCAGATTCCAAAAACAGCGCTTAGCtaaacagcagcaacagcaacagcaacaaatGTGCGCATCTGAGCCAAACGACGCAACTAAAATCAATAATTCATCAAATAATTTCGGTAAAGAATCATCAAGCGGCGGCCCTGCGCCTCCACCATCTGTAAACGCTTGGGATAAACCGTTTACAACGAGTCAATTACAATCGAATTCTCCATCGGCTGTTCCTACTGACATCCAGTTGATAACTGGTTTATCTACGCAGAGCGAACATGGTCATATTCACAGCCACGAAGTTAATGAGCAGACAAATTCTGGTAATAGTAGCCAACGAAATTCACCAAATGGCGAAAAAAATGCTGGAAAAAGTTTGAAAGATCAATTGATTGAAAAAAGTTCAGTCTCTGATGTTTCTTCACCACCTGTGCAAACGTTAATTTTTGAGAATACGAATTATTCAAAAACTACCAAGGCTGGTCCTTCTGATTTAGCAGTAAAAACCAAATTTCCGAATCACATAAAAGCTCAACAACAACGTGTTGAAAAACGCACAGATTTGGAAGAAGAAGGTAATACCGCTGCCACCAtccagcaacaacaacagcaacagcagcaacaaagTCTACCTGTGGCATTTTCAAATAAACCAAGTGatttgataaaagataaaaatcaaGAGCCGATACAAATGCCTCTTTCGTTTAATAAAAACGAAGATAACGCAGATATGAAATTAGATTTCACCTTTGATTCAGATCTCTCTCAATTAACCGAAGACAAAAGTAAAAGCTTAGGAATGACCCGATCTATGCACATGGCTACTGGCCAAAATACTATTTCACCTTCTACGGCAGAGCTTAACTTAAAAATTGCATCGGTAAAAAAAGTATGGGAAAATGCACCTATGCCAACCGTAGTCGAGCACGAGGATGGTAATGTTGTCAATACAGCTAATACTTTCCCTCAAGCGTTTGAAAGTACGGATGTTGATGACAGTTACAGCCCTCATCAACAATACAATCAAAATAACATGAAAAATGAAATAACTACTTCAACGAATGTGTGCAAG CTGGTTCCCCCGCAGGTGAAGCCGCAGCAACAATCCTCGGGCAGCAGCAGTGGTCAGTCTGGTTCAACGGTTCCAGGGCCAAGTCCTATTGGAGCAGGTCAAAGTCCTATAGGGCATCCTCCTGTCAGTCTCCAAGGACCATTGAGCCCACCTCCATTCAATTCCACGGGACAACCTTCTCATATTAATTACCAG gaGTTTCCCCAATATCCAGGATCTCAAGCTGCGCAATATGGTAGCATGTCTGCTATACCTTCTCCGCCAGCCGTGTTATTTAACACTGGCTCCGGTCAACTTCCAGCTCAAGCAGGTGGTCTTTATGGAGCGTTTCAGTTAGACCAGAGCCGATCTCCTTTCACACAGTATCCACCATATGCGCCATCTCTTCAAAATTCGTTCAGTCAACAGAACGTTTATTTGCAACAACCCCCACCTCCGCCTCCGCATGCACCGAATGCGCCAACTCCGGATATGTATCAAAGCAATCTTTCACAGTACCGGATC ACCGCAGCTGCTGCTCCGCCATTTGGACAAAATCAGCAGCTTAGTAATAATCCAAATACAGTTCTTATTAGCTcttcttcaaattctttgatGTCAGCCAGTGTGAAGCCATCCTCTCAACCAATTGGAGCTATCGGAACTAAAGCTCCTCATTTTCAAGCACCGTCTGCTCCTCAACCAAACCCA ttaacGTACATACCATATGATCCAAATCAAGTACTCGGCGTGAGTGGCAGTTACATGGGCAATTCCCAATTGGTACAGAGACCCGGTCCGAACGTACAAGCCTCGGCTAATAGTTATTATAGCGCAACTTCGGCTG atgtATTTCCCGGATCGCAAACAGGTTTTTATCAGCCAGGGGGTGCTACACAGCAAACCGGTACTCATTATGGACTTCAGGGATTTGGTCAGCACAGCCAAAGTTTGGCAACTGGCAGTGCTGCTCCTGTTGGACTCCAAAACTTCAGCTCAGGCTTTTTATCTAGTTCGGGGTTACAGATTGCTGCAGCAGCTCAGCAGTTTCGTAATCCGACAGGAGGACTACCTGGACCAGCAAACACAGGCCCTACTTTTCTTAGCAAACATCAACCACAAGAACAGCCTAGACAATTAAAGAGTCCATCGGGGAATCAGCAAGATGTGCTTGCATCAGTTTTCAGTTCTA CACCACAAATTCCATCTCCGAAATCAAGAAACTGTAAGCAGCAATCTTCATCTCAACAACCACAACCTAGTCCAACGCAACATCACAAATATCAACAGTATCAAGGTGTTAGTCAGTCAACTTTG ATTTTACAACAAAATATTCGTGGCATGGGCATGCCACCACGTGCTGGAATTCAACCATCGCAACAAAGATATCCACCGCCCATTCAGAGACCAGTTGTTCCATTTACACCGGGTCCAAATCCGAATAATCCTacgcaacaacagcaacaacaacctAATTGCATGCCGtcgcaacagcagcaacaacaagtTCAAATAAACCGCCACAGACCGAATTTGCatcaacagcaacaacagcaacgaAATATGAAGATGCAACAACAATATTATTCTACTCAAG gAAACGTTAAAATGGACACAAATGAAAAGACAGATTCGCACAATGATAAAATCAACGATGGTAGCTCTGGTGCTCAGCAAGGAGGCGCTAAACCAAACGTAAATTCACAAGACAATGACAATAAGGAAGAAGTGAATCAACAAAACGAGTGA